The genomic window TAAGCGCCCTTAAATCGACACACTTGACCTAGCCGTGTTCTTTCACTTTTTTTCGGCGGGCGCCAAGTTCACGTTCCAGGGCAGCAGCGTTTCCAGTGCCTCTAACGTATCAGCGGTGGCGATGTGCTCCAGCACATAATGGATATAGGCAGCAGGCTCCAAGCCATTGGCTTTTGCCGTTTCGATGAGTGAATAACAGGTGGCACTGGCGTGAGCGCCGCGGGAGGTATCCGCGAACAGCCAGGCTCTTCGACCAACGGCAAACGGGCGAATGGCGTTTTCTGCCAGAACATTACTGATATGCAGGTCGCCGCGCGCACAATAGCCGATGAGGAAGTCCCATTGGTTCAGCGTATATTCCATCGCCTGACGCGTCAGGCTGCCTTTCATGACGCGGGTAACATTAGCCTCTAGCCAAGCCTTGAAGGCCTCAAGACGCGGAAGGCTCAGCTCCTGGCGGACACGGTAGCGTTCCACTTCGCTGAGATCCTTGATCTGCCGTTCGATGGCGTAGAGTTTGTTGATATGGCTAAGCCCTACCTCGGCCTTGGCCGGCGTGGCGCCCTTGCCTTTCGCGTTGACCTTGGCTGCCTTAGACGCTTCCACGAACTTGCGTCGCGCATGGTCCCAACAGCCAATGCGGGTAATGCCGTTGGCACGGCATACCTGGCCGTAACCGGCGTAGCCATCGGCCTGCAGGATCCCTGAGAAGTCGTCGAGTAGGCGCACCGGCACGCTGCCGCCGCGGGACGGGTCGTAGGCAAAGAGCACCGACGGTTGATCCGGTGGGCCACCTCGGGTGACCCACATCCATTTATCTGACTGAGCGGTCTTGCCGTCTTCCTTGAGCACTTGCAGCCGCGTTTCATCGGCTTGCAGATACGCGCTGCTGTTTTGCACTTCGCGCATCAGCGTGATCAAGGGCGTGAAGACGTCATTCAGGCGGATGATCCAGTTGGCCATCTGCGTGCGGCTAACAGCGTGGCCTAACCGCTTGAACATGCCTTCCAAGCGGTACAGCGGCAAACCGTCTGCGTACTTGGAGGTGATCACGTACGCTAGCAGTGACGTCGACGCCGTGCACTTGCCTAGCGGATGAACCGGACGCTCCGCAGTAAGGAGATGGTCGTTGCCCTCAAGCGGGAACACCGCTTTTTCCTGCCAGTATTCGAGGACTTTCAGCTGCGCGGGGATGAACTGAAGCTCTTCTTTTACCTTGGCGAAGAAGGTCTTGGTCGCCCCGACTTTTTCTTCTTCGCTGAGCGTAAGCTCAATACGCTCACGGACCAGAGTGTCGGAGAAGCCACGTTGGCGACGTTGACGTGAGGGACGCGGCGCGTCTTGCTCTTCGACATCGTCGGGTAACTGATCGCGTAGCGCCTCGATGTCAGCTTCCAACTCCGTCTCATCGAACAGATGAGCCTGGTTCGCAGACTTTTCACTGCGCGCGGCGAACTGCTGAATGCGCTGCAAGCGCAGCTTCTCTTCGAGCAATTGAATATAGAGATTACGTTGCTGTAACGCCGTCTGTTGAGCCGTCACCTGTTGCTGAAGCCCCGCCACAAGAGCCACTACCTCAGCGGCGGAGAGGCCACTGAGATCAGGCAGTTGGGAGGAGACTTCGGGGTGCTTTTTCATGGGCCAATGATACCAGATTCGGTGTGTTAAAGCACTGAAAATAAGAGCTTTATGGCCTATCCGACGCTGTCGTAATGCAGTGTTTTATGGCCGCGCATCAGGGTGATATCGTAGCCATCCAACAGCCAGTTGATCTGCTCGCCAGTCAACGCCATAACGTCATCCGAGGGGCCGGGCCACTTGAAGCGCTCCTCGGCCAGCGCCTTGTAGTAGAGCACGAAGCCATTGTCTTCCCACATCAGGCACTTGATTTTATTTCGCTGCCGGTTAGTAAAGGCATACAGCGCCCCGCTAAAGGGGTTGTGTCCCAGTTCTTGCTCCACCAGTAACGCCAGGCCGTTGGCTTGCTTGCGAAAATCGACCGGTGCGCGGTACAGGTAGATCTCGGGCATTTCCCACGCGGGGCGTAAATAGCGCGGCCGCTTCACAGTTGCCTCAGGATATCGCCCAGTAACGCCACGTTGCCCGCGTGCAAGCCCGTGACCGTGATACCGCCGGGCAGTGATACCGTAAGCCCCGTGGAGTCTATTTCTTTTGCGGTGCCGGTATTGGAATATGCGACGGTGGCAAAACCGGCGACTGGCTCTTTTGTTGACGATGCGCTGGCCAAGAGCTTTTGACGCCAGTAAGAAAGCTGATGGTACTTTAGCGCTTGTTGCTTGCAAAACGCCATGCCGGACAAGCCAGAGGTTTGCCATTCGGTGACTTGTTGCTGCCAATATTGCTCACGTTCTTGATGCGTCATGACACCCCCTCACAAAGATCTGATGGCATCAGTGTGAGGGGATAAAAGCGAGAGCGGTAGATGCCGGTTTAAGGGCGCTTACGCCATTCCAGCCCAAGGCGCCATACCGATAAAACATTGCGATGATTGATACTGTTGCTCTGGTAGTGTTTCTGCTGCCCTCTGGTTTTCACGCCCAGGCCAGCGACCATCATCGCCATATTGGCCAACATCGCGATCAGCAGCAGGATCTCGATACGCCTGCCCTGACGCGATTGATGCATACCAAAGCCCAGCCCAAAAAGGGGGCTTTTGACGTCGCGAAAACCTTCTTCGATCTGCATTCGTTGCCGGTAGATGGCGACCACTTTTTTCGCCTGTGTCGAGCGCTTCGGCAGATTAGTGACCAATACCCAGGGTTCTTCCTGACGGCGGGCGATGGCTCTGCTCGCACTGTCCTGAGAGGCCTGTCCACGCTTGTTACGATCTTTACGCCCCTTGGGCGATTGGTGATAGAGCACCATCTGAGTCGTCAGTGGGTTGCTGCGCGCTATCTGAACTTCTCCAAGGGCACTGGGTACCGAGGTGGCTTGCTGAAACAATGAACTGACCGCCTGCCACGCTGCACCGGATGCCTGATAATGGGTGGGGCTACGTACACGCCCGACGTAATACCAGCCACGCTTCTCTACAGCGCGAAACCACGGGTTACGAAAACCGGCATCGGTCACCAGCACAGGCGTTGCCCCTTCAGGCAACAGGCGGGCAATGGCTTCTAATAGATACGCTTCGCAATACGCACATCCATTTTTGTGATGAACCTTTTCAAAGATCGGCAATGAGCGCCCGGCAAAGGGGATAGCAGCACGCAGCAAAAATTGCTGCCCATAATGATCGATAGGCGACCAATCGACCAGAATCAGGGGACGTGTCATATGACCGATCAACACATTAGCCACCAGCCAATAAAACAAGGGGCGCTCCTCGTGCAAATGGTGGTTGCCCAATAGCCGGTCGACGCGCTTAATGGTATGCCGAGGCGCTACCGGCCCTGGCAAAGCACGCCCGAGCGCTGTTAACCCCAATCGACGATCCGTCAGCAAGGCACCCACCGTATCCAGAAGTGCTTGAAGACGTTTGGCATGTATTGAGGGGAGTGCTGATGTGAGCCAATTGTGTAAGAATCGTGGGGCCTGCATGGGTCTCCTTAGGCATATTGTTTGTTTGGCGATTAACAACATGCCGACTCATGCAGGCTCCTTCAACATTACCTGCTGATTTTATTGAAATATTTGTGGGGATCCCTCAGTTTTAAAGGTGAAGTTAGCCTTAGTGTCTGATGTGGTAGTTGGCTCGCGGAAATGACGAGGCTCTTATCTGTCATTCCCGAGGGGGTAATCGGGAATCCACCTTGACCTTTCTCGCCGGAGCTTGAAACCCAAGGTCAAAATGGATTCCCGCTAAAAGCATGCGGGAATGACGGGGTGGTGGGCATGCGGGAATATCAGAGATGAGTTAAAAGTTCCTCTAGGTAACCGCTTGGAGTCCTTATCTGGCGACAGAAAGGGTCAGCACAGCATTCGAGTGAACGAGCAATACAGGATTTGCTTCAAATGGACTGACGCTGAGCCCGACGAAGTAGAGTTAACTGATTACCATTAGAGGTGAAGTATGGTCCGCATTCCTACACATAGGCAGCCGAGTCATCCTGGCGAAATGCTGGTAGAGGAGTTCCTGCGTCCAATGCACATTACGCAGCGCCAGCTAGCAGATGCTATTCATGTTCCTTATCAAAGAGTTAATGAATTAGTTAATCAGAAGCGTGGTATTACGCCTAGCACTGCGCTGCGTTTGGCTCGGTTCTTTGGTATCTCAGCCGATTTCTGGTTGAACCTGCAGGTCAGGTGGGATCTCTATAAGACGCAACAAGCCGAAGAGGATGAATTGGCGGAAATTCAAGATGTCACGCACTGGCAAAAGGTTGTTTAATCCTACAATTTACGCAGCAAATCGATTCGTCCTTGTACACTGCCATTCTTTATGATGCCCAGCAGCGTCGTTCCCAGAAACCCTCAGAGCTATCATTCCCGCTAAAAGCCTGTGGAAATGACGGGGTAGTATATGTCATGAAAATGCAATGCCGCTGTGCTTAGTATGTTGTGTTGCTTTTCTGGTTAACTAACAGGGGCTTTTTAATGAAAACCATCATGCTTGCACTGACCGCAGGTGTTGTTAGCACTGTGGTGATGACGTCTACTGCCAGCGCCGAAACGCTGCGTCTTTTGACTTGGGGCGGCTACGCGCCTGAAGATGTCATCGAGAAATTTGAGGCCGAGACGGGCCACACCGTCGAAGTGACCATGTCCAATAATGAGGAAATGATCGCTAAACTGCGCGCCACCGGTGGCAGTGGTTTTGACCTTGCCCAGCCTAGCCAGGACCGTATCGCGGGCCCGCAAGCTGAATTCGGCATCTACAAACCGATGGATATGAGCCGGATCAATGAAGACCTGTTCATTCCCTCTATGCTTGAAGCGACGAAAGCCAACACTACCGTCGATGGCGAAGTCTATGGTGTTTCGCACGTCTGGGGCACCAGCGGCCTGATTGTCAATGGCGCAGAAGCTGAAGGTGTGACGGATTACACCGACCTTTGCGATCCCGCACTCGAAGGCAAAGTCTCTTACCGCCTCAAGCGTCCGACACTGATTGGTTTTGCTTACTCAATGGGGCTCGACCCCTTTGCCGCCTATGGTGACGAGGCGGCTTATACCGAGATCATGAACCAAGTCGAGGCCAAGCTTGTTGAGTGTAAGCCGGTTGTTAAAACCTACTGGGACGGTGGTGACGAGCTGATCAATCTGGTGCGCTCCGGCGAAGTAGTCGCTGCAATGGCATGGGACACTGGCGGCTGGAAACTGAACGCAGACAATGCTGACATCAATTTCGTCGCCCCTGCTTCAGGCGCTCTGGGCTGGATCGACACCTTTGTTCTGCCTGCTAAAGGTAGGGCTGATAATGCGGCCTATGACTGGATCAACTTTGTCATGCAGCCCGAGGTGTCGGCGATGATCACCGCATCCGCCGGTAACTTTACGGCATCGGCTGGCGCGGATGAATTCGCATCCGATAAGATTAAAGCCCAATATCAGGCCAGCTTCCCACCCGAAGCCGTTAATAACATTAAATGGTATCCCCCGGTGCCTGCTGGTCTCGAAGCGATTGAAGGTGGCGTGCTGGACCGAGTGAAAGCCGCTCAGTAATCTCCTTAATCGTGGGCGGCCCATTTACGTGGGCCGCCCGTTTTTTTGAATGTCTGGAAATGTCTTTTTATGACTGTTGCCCGCGATGATGCCCGCACCCAGGTTTACGATCTTGAATGCACCAATCTGACACGCCGTTTTGGCGATACGCTGGCAGTCGATGATGTGTCGTTTTCGGTACCCGCTGGTTCGTTTTTCTCGATCCTGGGTCCCTCAGGCTGTGGCAAGACAACGATCATGCGCATGATTGCGGGTTTTCTTGAACCGTCAACCGGCGACATTGCGATCAAGGGGCGTTCGGTTCTCAATGCCCCACCCAACAAGCGCCCAGTCAATATGGTGTTCCAGCATCTCGCTCTCTTTCCGATGATGAATATCGAGGACAACATTGGCTATGGTTTGCGCCGGGCCGGAAATTCAAATGCCGAGATCGCCCAAAAGGTCGATGAAGTGCTCGATCGCATCGGCTTGCGCGGTATCGGCAAGCGAAGAACGGATGAGTTATCAGGTGGACAGAAACAACGTGTTGCTATTGCTCGCTGCATGGTGCTTGAACCTGATGTGCTGCTGCTCGACGAGCCGCTGGGGGCGCTGGATCTTAAGCTGCGTGAGCGTATGAAGGTCGAGTTGAAGTCCCTGCAAGCTGCCTTTGATACCACTTTTGTTTACATTACCCACGACCAATCCGAGGCGCTGGTAATGTCCGACAGCATCGCAGTGATGAACGAAGGCAAGTTCGAACAGATCGGCAGCGGTCAGGATCTCTACTACCGCCCACAGACGTCTTTCGTTGCCAGCTTCGTAGGTGACAGTAATGCCTGGTGCGGTAAGGTTCTGCGCGTCGAGGGAAACACCGTCGAGCTGCGTACCGATACCGGCTTGATCATGCGCGCGGCCACTAAGAGCGCGACCACTAAAGGGGCAGATGTAAAAATTTTCGTACGCCCCGAGGCGATTCGCATCGGCCGCTGTTCCGATGATCTGGCCCAATTCGATAATCGGATTTCAGGCAGGGTCGGCAGCCTGCTGTTCAACGGTGCTGCCAGCCGCATCATCGTGACATGCGACAAGAGCGGCGGCGAGGTCGAAGTCACCCTGCCTCAATCGGGTGAATTCACCGATCTGCAACGTGGCGACTTCATTCATATCGGCTGGGCTGCTGATCAGGCCAATTGCTTTGATGCAAGGGAGGGCTGAGCGATGGCTAATAGCGCTCGCCTTGGTTTTATCCTACTGTTGATGCCACTCCTGCTCTGGCTGATTCTGCTGATCCTGATTCCCCATATCGACATGCTGATGCTCAGTTTGCGCGAGCGTGTAGGCGTTGGCGAATACGCGGTCAGCCTTGCCAACTACACAACAATCTTGACTGAACCGCTTTATATGCGCACCTTTATGCGCACAGCTGTGATGGCGATCATGGCGACACTCATCACTCTCTTGATTGCTTTTCCGGTTTCCTACTACATTGCCAAGATGGTGCGGGGTCGCGCACGCTCGATTCTCTTTTTGCTGTGCCTCATTCCCTTCTGGGTCTCCGAGCTAGTGCGCACCTTCGGGTGGATGATTCTGTTGCGTGAGACGGGTGTAATCTCGCAATTCTTGCAATGGTCAGGCGCCGTGTCGGGGCCGGTCGAAATGCTGTATAACGATGCGGCTATCATGACGGGCCTAGTCTATACTTCGATGCTGTTCATGGTTGTTCCGCTGGTGACAACGCTTGATAGCCTTGACGATGCGGTGATCGAAGCGGGCTATGATCTGGGTGGTTCGGGCTGGTCTGTTATGCGTGAGATCGTGATCCCCCATCCGGTGCCCGGCATCGTATCGGGCTGCATTGTTGTCTTTATGCTAAGTCTTGGTAATTATCTGACCCCTACTATGCTAGGCGGCAAGGACAGCCTTTGGTTTACTGAGATGATCTATTCGCAGTTTATCGTGCGCTTCAATTGGGAGCTGGGGGCCACTTTCGGCTTCATGCTGTTGGCAGCGTCGTCTTTCATTGTTTGGGCGATGTTGCGCCTAACGGGCCAGACGTTAGAAAGGACGATGGGCTGATGATACCAACGATTCCCACATCTCGTGCGCTCAACGTCATCTGGGCGAGCTACGTTGTCCTCTTTTTCATCTACCTGGCACTGCCTTTGCTGGTCGTTGCCACTTTTGCGTTCAATGACAGTCAGTTCCCGTCTTTGCCTTGGGAGGGGTTCACGCTCAACTGGTTCTTTGGCGATAGTGATCCTAAAATCGGTGTGTTTCACGAACACAGCATCCTTGGTGCCATCGGGACTTCGACCCTTGTCGGTGTTTCCGTGGCTACCCTCTCGGTTGCTGTTGGCACGTCTAATGCATTTCTCTTTAATCGTTACAAGTTTCGCGGGCGCGGGGTGCTGTATGTGTTAATGCTGTTGCCGCTAGTGGTGCCCGGTATCGTGCTTGGTATTTCCATTCTGGTGTTTTCCTCGACCTTAGCCAACGGGCTGTGGGAAGTGGCGAATATCGACGCGCAACTCCTGCGGCCAGGCCTTGCGCTGGTTATTCTGGGGCAGTTTTCTTTCATCACCACTATCGCCACACTGGTCATCTCGGCACGATTGCAGAAGTTTGATATCACACTCGAAGAAGCAGCGTTGAACCTTGGAGCAAACCGCCTGACGGCCGTGCGTACCATTACTATTCCTTTTTTGATGCCCGCCATTGCCGGTGCGGCGGTTGTTGCCTTTCTCATGAGCTTCGAGAATTTTAACACCACGCTAATGCTGGTTGGGTCGGACGCACCATTGACCATTGCTATGTTTGACCGTCTGAAAGAAGGCTCGACTCCTCTGCTTAACGCCGTCTCGTTGATGCTGATGATCGGTTCGTCCCTTCTTGCACTGATCCTGATCGCCTTCCAAAAGCGTGGTTAAAGTATTGGCCAGAGGGCATCTTAGAATAACGAGCCCTCCCGTCGTTTGACTGTCTCAGAAAACGCTCGGATATTTCGTCCTCTCGCCACACGGCCCAAGACGTACCGGGGTAAAAACTGGATAATGGCGCCATTCGTCTAAAGGCGACTCTCATTCATTTATCCGGGTATCAGCATGGAAATTAAAGTCAACTATCTCGATAACCTGCGTCTGGAAGCGAAGTTTGACGACTTCAGCGTTATTTCCGACCAGCCGATTCGCTATAAGGGCGATGGCTCGGCGCCGGGGCCGTTCGATTATTTTCTGGCGTCGTCCGCCATGTGCGCGGCGTATTTCGTCAAGGTGTACTGCAACGCCCGGGATATTCCCACCGAGAATATCCGCCTGTCCCAGAACAACATTGTCGACCCGGAAAACCGCTACAAGCAGATCTTCAAGATCCAGATCGAGCTGCCGGAGGATATTTCCGAGAAAGACCGCCAGGGCATGCTGCGCTCGATTGACCGCTGCACGGTGAAGAAGGTAGTGCAGACCGGGCCGGAGTTTGTCATCGAGACGGTCGACAATATCGACGAGGACGCCCAGGCGCTGCTGATGGGCGCGCCAGAGGGTGGCGAGACCTATATCGAAGGCAAGGACAAACCGCTGGAAGAGACCATCACCACCATGAGCGGCCTGCTGGCGGATCTGGGCATGAAGATCGAGATTGCTTCCTGGCGCAATATCGTGCCCAACGTCTGGTCGTTGCATATCCGCGATGCTGCCGCGCCGATGTGCTTTACCAACGGCAAGGGCGCGACCAAGGAAGCCGCCTTGTGTTCAGCCTTGGGCGAGTTTATCGAGCGCCTGAGCTGTAACTTCTTCTACAACGATCAGTATTTTGGGCCGGAAATCGCGGGCAGTCAGTTTGTCCACTACCCCAACGAGCGCTGGTTCCAGCCAGGGCCGAATGACGAACTGCCGGAAGGGCTGCTGGATGAGCACTGCCTGGCGATCTACAACCCGGAAGGCGAGCTGCGCGGCTCGCACCTGATCGATACCAATTCCGGCCGCGCCGACCGCGGCATTGTTGCACTGCCGTTTACCCGCCAATCCGACGACGAGACGGTGTATTTCCCCTCCAACCTGATTGAGAACCTGTTTCTCAGCAACGGCATGAGCGCGGGCAATACCCTAGCAGAAGCCGAAGTGCAGTGTCTGTCAGAGATTTTCGAGCGGGCGGTCAAACGGGAAATTCTGGAGCAGGAACTGACCCTGCCCGATGTGCCGGCTGAGGTGCTGGCCCGCTTCCCTGGCATCGTGGCAGGTATCGAGGCGCTTGAGGCTCAGGGCTTCCCGGTGCTGGTCAAGGATGCCTCCCTGGGCGGGCAGTTCCCGGTGATGTGCGTGACCCTAATGAACCCGCGTACCGGCGGGGTGTTTGCCTCTTTTGGCGCGCATCCAAGCTTTGAAGTGGCGCTGGAACGCAGCCTGACCGAGCTGTTGCAGGGGCGCAGTTTTGAAGGCCTGAACGATTTGCCGCTGCCGACCTTCAACTCCCAGACCGTCAGCGAGCCGAACAACTTTGTTGAGCACTTTATTGATTCCGTGGGCGTGGTGTCCTGGCGCTTCTTCAGCGCCCGGGCGGATTTCGATTTCTGCGACTGGGACTTCTCCGGCTCCACTCAGGAAGAAGCGGACACCCTGTTCGGCATTTTTGAAGACCTTGAAGCCGAAGTCTATGTGGCCGTGCACGAAGACCTGGGGGCGCCAGTCTGCCGTATTCTGGTGCCGGGGTATTCAGAGGTCTACCCGCTGGAAGACCTGATCATGGATAACACCAATAAGGCGCTGGCGTTTCGTGAGGATATCCTCAATCTGCATCGTCTGGATGATGAGCAGCTGGCAGCACTGCTGGAACGCCTGGAAGACAGCGAGGTGGATGAACATAGCGATATCATCACCCTGATTGGCATCGAGTTTGACGAAAATACCGTCTGGGGTCAGCTGACCCTGCTCGAGCTCAAGCTGCTGATCCATCTGGCACTTCAGGACCATGAAGCGGCGCTGGAGTATGTGCAGATGTTCCTGCAGTACAACGACAACACCGTTGAGCGCGGGCTTTTCTACCAGGCGGTAAATGCGGTGCTGGAAATTGTCCTTGATGATGAGCTGGCGTTGGATGATTACTTGCCTAATCTGACACGCATGTTTGGTGAAGCCACCATGTCAGCAGTGGTGGGATCGGTCGCGGGTGAGGTGCGCTTCTTTGGTCTGGAACCCACCAGCATGGCGCTGGAAGGGTTGGAGCGCCACCAGCGCCTGATCGAAAGCTATCAAAAACTCCATGTGGCACGGGCGGCCCAGGTAAGAGGTCAGATGAGAGCCTAGCGGTGATCAGAAGGGAAGAAGACTGGTGTGATAAAAGTGCCGCAGTACAAAGGTGTACTGCGGCAACGAGAAGCATGATGCTTCAACAAAAAAGAGCAGAGATCAGGCGTGGTTGCCCAGCGCCTTGAGCTGTTCGGGGCTCATGGCCAGGTCTTCGTTATGATTAACGCCAATGCCATGATCAATAATGCTCTGGGCAATCTGCTGGGCTTCGTCCAGTGAGTGCATTGTATAAGTGCCGCACTGATACTCGTTGAGCTCAGGGATGTCTTCCATACGTTTGACGTTAAGCACATCCTGCATGGCCGCAATCCAGGCGTCGGCAACGTCCTGCTCGCTCGGGGTGCCCAGCAGGCTCATGTAGAAGCCGGTACGGCAGCCCATGGGTGAGATATCAATGATCTCGATGTTGTCACCGTTAAGGTGCTCACGCATGAAACCGGCAAATAGATGCTCCAGAGTATGAATACCCTTTTCGCCCATGATGTCCTTGTTCGGCTTGTTGAAGCGCAGATCAAAGACGGTAATGGTGTCACCGGAGGGCGATTGCATGGTCTTGGCAACGCGGACGGCCGGGGCTTCCATAATGGTGTGGTCTACGGTAAAGCTGTCGAGAAGAGGCATAGTAACTCCTGCTGTTATCAGGGAGTGAGTGCGGCTGAATGTGCCGCACCTTGTGATCACTTTCGAGTTTAACAGACCGCCTCGTGATTGGCACAACGCCCTTGCAAAGATAGGGATCGCCAAAAACACTTAATTTCCCGCAGATCTTATTCCTAGGCGAGGAATGGGTCGGCCAGTTCGCGCCGGTTCAGGGTAACGCCCTGCTCGATTCCGGCGTTGCCACGCACCAGAGCGGCGTCGATATTGACCTCACTCATATCATTGACGATCACCGCTACCCGTAGGCCTTCGCGGTTGGCGAGAATATGGTTGAGCACCGTGGTTTTACCGGCTCCCAGAAAGCCGGAAAGGACAGTCACGGGAAGTGGATTAATGATATCGGTCATGGTATTGGAACCTTATAATAATCAGCGTGATATGAAGTTCGTAAGATGAAATAGGCCATCCGCCGCCAGACCACAAAACATCCCAGCGGCGCGGCGGCTAACCCAACGCCAAGCCCTGCCAGGGCCGCACACCACATAAAATCATCCAGCATGGCGCAGTGTCTCCTCATCGTGATGGCCTGCGTGTTGATGACGATAGAAGGCCAGAGTGCTGGCCGTCTGGTCGCCGAAAAGCGCCTGGTATTGAGGTGACGAGGCCACTCTTTCCGGCTGACCTTCACAGCAGATATGCCCGTTCAGGCAGATCACGTGGTCCGCCGTGCGCATGACCACATGCAGATCATGGCTGACCATCAAGACCGCGCATTGGGAGCGCTGGAATACGCTGATAGAACTCGGCAACGCCTCTGTGATCCAGCCCCTGAGTGGCTTCATCCAGCAATAAAAGCGATGGGCGTGACAGCAGGGCGCGCGCCAGTAACACCCGTTGCAGCTGGCCGCCGGAAAGATGATTCATGGCCGCATTCAGCAGATGTTCGGCCTCAAACAGCCAAACGAAACAGTCTGAAAGGAATGCCGAGACCTATCAGAGCAATGCCACTCAGGCAAAAGCCGACCTGCTAGGCTTGCAGATGGCGCTGGAAGAGCAGTTTGCTGAACAACCCACGCCGCGCTTTGTGGTCTTCCATGATGCCTACCAGTATTTTGAGCAGCGTTTTGATGTGCCCTCGGAAGGTGCGATTTCACTGGGCGATGCCTCCGACCCTAGCCCGGCACGGATTGAAGCGCTCCAGCAACATGTGCGCGAAAATGCTATTCAGTGCGTGTTCAGTGAGCCGCAGTTCAACTCAGCGATGGTGGAAAATGTCTTCGCTGATACCCCCGCCGTGATGGGCGTGATCGACCCTCTGGGCGTTGAGCTGCCGCTTGGGCCAACATTGTATAACCAGTTGCTGCGCCAACTGGCTGATGCGCTAGAACAATGCAGCGTGCAGCAGGAAGAGACATCGTGACTGTTGCGGTGAGGCACTAGAAACGTCAAAGGGCGGCACCGTTAAGTGCCGCCCTTTGACGTTTTTACTTATTTTGGCATCAAGGCGCAGGCCTGATCAGTAATTGTGCCTCGCGTGGCCGCCAAAGTTAGCGTTGATCTGACCTTCCAGAGAGAAGACTTTCATGTTTT from Halomonas sp. CH40 includes these protein-coding regions:
- a CDS encoding zinc ABC transporter substrate-binding protein, with protein sequence MAAFSRCSASNSQTKQSERNAETYQSNATQAKADLLGLQMALEEQFAEQPTPRFVVFHDAYQYFEQRFDVPSEGAISLGDASDPSPARIEALQQHVRENAIQCVFSEPQFNSAMVENVFADTPAVMGVIDPLGVELPLGPTLYNQLLRQLADALEQCSVQQEETS
- the luxS gene encoding S-ribosylhomocysteine lyase — encoded protein: MPLLDSFTVDHTIMEAPAVRVAKTMQSPSGDTITVFDLRFNKPNKDIMGEKGIHTLEHLFAGFMREHLNGDNIEIIDISPMGCRTGFYMSLLGTPSEQDVADAWIAAMQDVLNVKRMEDIPELNEYQCGTYTMHSLDEAQQIAQSIIDHGIGVNHNEDLAMSPEQLKALGNHA
- a CDS encoding OsmC domain/YcaO domain-containing protein; amino-acid sequence: MEIKVNYLDNLRLEAKFDDFSVISDQPIRYKGDGSAPGPFDYFLASSAMCAAYFVKVYCNARDIPTENIRLSQNNIVDPENRYKQIFKIQIELPEDISEKDRQGMLRSIDRCTVKKVVQTGPEFVIETVDNIDEDAQALLMGAPEGGETYIEGKDKPLEETITTMSGLLADLGMKIEIASWRNIVPNVWSLHIRDAAAPMCFTNGKGATKEAALCSALGEFIERLSCNFFYNDQYFGPEIAGSQFVHYPNERWFQPGPNDELPEGLLDEHCLAIYNPEGELRGSHLIDTNSGRADRGIVALPFTRQSDDETVYFPSNLIENLFLSNGMSAGNTLAEAEVQCLSEIFERAVKREILEQELTLPDVPAEVLARFPGIVAGIEALEAQGFPVLVKDASLGGQFPVMCVTLMNPRTGGVFASFGAHPSFEVALERSLTELLQGRSFEGLNDLPLPTFNSQTVSEPNNFVEHFIDSVGVVSWRFFSARADFDFCDWDFSGSTQEEADTLFGIFEDLEAEVYVAVHEDLGAPVCRILVPGYSEVYPLEDLIMDNTNKALAFREDILNLHRLDDEQLAALLERLEDSEVDEHSDIITLIGIEFDENTVWGQLTLLELKLLIHLALQDHEAALEYVQMFLQYNDNTVERGLFYQAVNAVLEIVLDDELALDDYLPNLTRMFGEATMSAVVGSVAGEVRFFGLEPTSMALEGLERHQRLIESYQKLHVARAAQVRGQMRA
- a CDS encoding ABC transporter permease produces the protein MIPTIPTSRALNVIWASYVVLFFIYLALPLLVVATFAFNDSQFPSLPWEGFTLNWFFGDSDPKIGVFHEHSILGAIGTSTLVGVSVATLSVAVGTSNAFLFNRYKFRGRGVLYVLMLLPLVVPGIVLGISILVFSSTLANGLWEVANIDAQLLRPGLALVILGQFSFITTIATLVISARLQKFDITLEEAALNLGANRLTAVRTITIPFLMPAIAGAAVVAFLMSFENFNTTLMLVGSDAPLTIAMFDRLKEGSTPLLNAVSLMLMIGSSLLALILIAFQKRG